A window of the Vigna angularis cultivar LongXiaoDou No.4 chromosome 3, ASM1680809v1, whole genome shotgun sequence genome harbors these coding sequences:
- the LOC108319751 gene encoding uncharacterized protein LOC108319751 isoform X1: protein MLFILKRFKWCVAGWEEKMNQVVGMVVSNKMQKSVVVAVDRLFYHKVYDRYVKRTSKFMARDENSLCNIGDKVRTNPSRPLSKHKHWVVAEILKKARIYVPPSTPMFNNVSSSF from the exons atgttattcattttaaaaagattCAAGTGGTGTGTTGCAGGTTGGGAGGAGAAAATGAATCAGGTAGTAGGAATGGTAGTTTCCAATAAGATGCAGAAATCTGTTGTGGTGGCAGTGGATAGACTATTCTACCACAAGGTGTATGACCGATATGTCAAGCGCACCTCCAAATTCATGGCTCGTGATGAGAACAGCCTCTGTAACATTGGTGACAAA GTTCGAACAAATCCTTCTAGGCCATTGAGCAAGCATAAACATTGGGTTGTTGCTGAAATTCTTAAGAAGGCACGGATATACGTTCCACCCTCCACCCCAATGTTTAATAATGTCAGCTCCAGCTTTTAA
- the LOC108319751 gene encoding uncharacterized protein LOC108319751 isoform X2, producing the protein MNQVVGMVVSNKMQKSVVVAVDRLFYHKVYDRYVKRTSKFMARDENSLCNIGDKVRTNPSRPLSKHKHWVVAEILKKARIYVPPSTPMFNNVSSSF; encoded by the exons ATGAATCAGGTAGTAGGAATGGTAGTTTCCAATAAGATGCAGAAATCTGTTGTGGTGGCAGTGGATAGACTATTCTACCACAAGGTGTATGACCGATATGTCAAGCGCACCTCCAAATTCATGGCTCGTGATGAGAACAGCCTCTGTAACATTGGTGACAAA GTTCGAACAAATCCTTCTAGGCCATTGAGCAAGCATAAACATTGGGTTGTTGCTGAAATTCTTAAGAAGGCACGGATATACGTTCCACCCTCCACCCCAATGTTTAATAATGTCAGCTCCAGCTTTTAA
- the LOC128195884 gene encoding uncharacterized protein LOC128195884 — MQRRATPKNADSSKACRLHMNHGHDTEECNMVKDELERLFRAGYLQNYVKDRISTRATTPHRKDPSKRSPERLPPRDDRRRRRSRSQPRRTERERSVRGRIDTISGGFAGGECHPPPGNDI, encoded by the coding sequence ATGCAGCGAAGAGCTACTCCCAAGAACGCGGACAGCAGCAAGGCCTGCCGCCTCCACATGAACCATGGGCATGACACGGAAGAATGCAACATGGTGAAGGACGAGCTGGAGCGACTCTTCCGAGCAGGCTACCTCCAGAACTACGTTAAGGACAGAATCTCCACCAGAGCCACAACTCCTCACCGTAAAGATCCCTCCAAACGGAGCCCCGAGCGATTGCCTCCCAGGGACGACCGACGCCGCAGGCGATCGCGCAGCCAACCTCGACGAACGGAGAGAGAACGTTCAGTCCGAGGTCGAATCGACACCATATCGGGTGGTTTCGCCGGGGGGGAGTGTCATCCTCCGCCAGGAAACGACATCTAA